gcatcaaaactttaaaaattcataacttttgcatcgattgtctgattttcttcaaactttcactgatgtgttctactaatgttgctgctttcactcaatccacattgttcttggggtttatcttccctttaactcttCCAAAGAACATAAAACGTCATTCCACTTTATCACTATTCAAGAATTGCCCTCTAACCTGCTCCTCCCAAGGGAAAGATCAAacatttatcatcattgtcacacTGTACTTATATGAATATGATtaataaaagtttttttttgtcattattgttttacaCTATAGTCTGACTCGAATAGAACATTTCGGGCTTTTGACTAAGATACTTCTAAAATACTTTCCCCTTTTCTTACTCAAcctattttcctcttctttctacTCTCCCAGATTTCCCCGTGTATGTTAAAATAtgtctatgtatatatattttcccATCAAATTTAGAAATTATTTGCACACTGAAATTTACATAATctatgtgttgatttttctctctcttttacgTGTATATTACATGATATTACATCAATAtaatgtataatcataatttaTATAATCTTGCTATAAGCACTGCTTCTCCTTGGGTTCTCaaatatatggaaataaaatcatttgaatcatTAGAATATAAAGTTAAACTATTCTTTTTCTAATGAATGTATAGAAACTTATgtaattttgtgtgtatttttattaTACTCATCAAATGATGATGAATAAATTGACTTGAAATAAATTGGATTGAACGGAATTGAATTGACTATTAACATGATTAACCTAAACGGTTTACCGCCAATCCCCTATCAACAAATGATCACTAATACTCAAACAAAACTAGGAAATACAACCAAATAAACCAGTAAGGTATGGAAGTGAGTCCATAAATTATACCACAATATTACATTATTTATAAATACGTATCGATTTAAGCTTAGTATCAAGTGAACGTTCAATAATCTTAACACACACTATGGCTGCTTTGTTCGTATCACTCTAAGAATTTTCGCGCAGTAAGATGAGCATACTGGCGTAGAATATTCAGTACTACAACAGAACAGAAACCATATAATTATCATCTCAAGATGCTTCTCAGTGTGCTTACTCAGAGAACACATTTTCTGTAAATCGAGTAAATTTAGATGTGTAACATGCATAAATCTTCAATTATGTCTTAAAATTTACTGTTATCAGTAGCATATTATTGTCCCACTCGATAAATTTGAGAGCAGAGAAGACACATACCTCTGCAAGTCAAATATGATAGCTACTTCACATAGGACACTTTCAAACAAACGGGGATGGGTTGAAACTTCATGAGGTGCCACAGGGAAAtaaatgtactgtacattgtagtacaCAGTGGTACAAgcatatttggagaaaattgcaaacattattTCTATAGCTGTCACAAAGaaacatacacactcatatatacatatatatatatatacatacatacatacatacatacatacatgtataggctTACAAGGAGATAGAAAAAGGTAATGTCCATCgtataacaaaatgaagacatggaattatgtgttttattttgttttatatttgacaCAAAGACGTACTCCGCTTGTGGTCTCAGTTTTGGGGATTTCGTTTCGGAGACAATACAAAACTATGTGAATGGATTTAAGAATGCCGCCATAGTGCAATTCTTAATTCAGTAAATGTATACGTTTTAACATTTGTGATAGCTGGCGTGTATAATACCGGAAAACTGTTTCGTTGTCTGTAAATATTTTCAAAGAAGaatgtttggtttttttaatGTTACTCAAATCGAAGCTCACGATCTTGAGTAAGAAATGGTGGAAAAATGACATGCTTTGGCATTCTGTAGGTATACATGTAAGCAAATGTATTTTGGCATATACTCTAAGCATTCTTGCATGCCTCCATGTAAGTGAATATTATAGTCATTAAATcgcaacatcattatcattgctacaTGATAAGGGATTGTACACCTTTATACTGGAAATGTGAGTGAGAGTGCACGACTCTGGTTGTACTTTTAATCCCATTCAGAGTCATTGACCACTTTGTCCATTAATTGTGTTATGTTTTATTACCTCATGTTTAAGCATTTAGTTTTATTTGGTGCTTAACTCGTCTTAACgtaagaaatggaaaaaaaataattagaacaaatgaaaataagttAATAAATCCTGGATTTATGTAGAACCATACACAACATTGTGAGTACAGCATAATGCATTGCCATCCTTCAAGTAAGGATTCATGTGTCATTAACATTCATGTACAGTTCCTCTTGCCATGCTGGTTTTGAGTCACAATTGCCTGGCCGTTTTGTTTTGTCCACCTCTGCATACCATTCCTCACAAGGTGGTGGAGCAGCGGACGACACTCCTCTTGTTTTGTCTACCTTTGCATACAGTTCCTCACAAGGTGGTGCCGGTGGAGTGGACGACGCTCCCACTGTTTTGTCCACCTTTGCGTATAATTCCTCACACGTTTTAGGTTTTGAGGTAAAGCAAACTGAGTTATCAGTTCCATGGTGGGCATTGAGGTCGTTTTCTCTCATTATTGGAAGGGAGATATCGTTGGCATCCTTTTGAGGTTTAAGTTTATTGTATTCTGAGTCGAACGCGTCAGAGTATTGCAGCTCATTGCTAGTATCAACTTTATTACGTTCTTCGGGTTCTAGTTGATAGTAAAGAATGTCTTCAGGAGGTTCGGCTGGTAAGAAACCCTTACTGGTATCACAGGACGTTGTGTTTTCTCTATCAGAGCAAACTCTTTTCTTTGAAGTGGAACCGGAGGCTGGTTGATAACGATTGATGTGATTGTACTCCTGGCCGCCATGGATAATCTGAGCATGCTCTTTAGAGTCGCTTAATTCTGCATACTCATTTGCCATTGTCCTGTTGAACTCAGACTCATCGACAACTTCGGCTTCATAAATGTGCGTGTTGCAGGGGCTGGCTTTCAGTCTTCGAGCGCAAACACCTTCAGACCGGATGCCAAAGTCCAGCGAATTGTAACAACTGTCATCAAACAAGCGAGCTCCAGAAGGAGGTCTTAATAATACTGCACCATTAGTCATCctattttttctcaaaatgtcaACATCTTGGTATTCGTCGTCCTCAGAGCAACCCATTGATTGATTCAGTGATGTTTCCTGTAGACCATAGTTTTCAGAACAACTATGTATAGAAGTTAACGAAGTGCTGACAGGGGACTTGACGCTGCTCAATATGGGTAGCGTACAAGAGGAGATTTGCTCCACCTGTGCGGTCTGAGAACGCACCTTCTCTACCTCCGCTACGTTTTGATAGATGTGATATGGGTCTTCCTGATGAGATGTGGCGTCTCTGAATCTGTTGCCCTGATTGTAACGGAAAGAATGACCTACAGCACCATCTTTAGTACTAATGACTTTGAGTGAATCAACATTATCCGCCGCGCTCTGATTCTGGCTTAAATTTCCAACAGGATGCATGTGTATTTGTTCGTCATTGGAGCGATCGTTCGTCTGGTTCAAAGTTTCTGACTGCCTGCGCCTGTTCAAAGGGAGGGGAAAGACAATTAGAAATAAGCGGCTGCCATTAGATTGTATAACACTGctttattgatttgatttttttgattttttttttttttttttttttactgcgaAGCATACATCTCAATTTTATTCATGCTAAACAGAAGCTCTGGGGAACTTAAAAGACTTACATAGAGTAAAATGAGCGGCAGAAAACAACTCtccaaaagacaaaaaatcaagttgaatacattttttttttagttaaccATTTCCGTTggctgtgtacatgtatatggattTTTAGAAAAGCCAaaaaccttttctttttttttctgcacacaTAAAAAAGACACTGTATACAGGTTTTTTGgcccatcacacacacacacacacacacacacacgcacatgcacaatCACGAGCAACATCCAATATAATGCTCACAAATTACACTCCTTATGTATGAGAAAATTCGCAATTCAAAGAAATCTTATAACCTTCCCATTGCCccgtttgagtgtgtgtgtgtgtgtgtttgaagacTTACGCTTTTTGCTGATTCTTGCACCGAATCACGGCTAGTACTACAAGCAGGACGAGAGCGACACACAAGGCGATCCCAAGGCTGTACGTCATTATTGTCGTTTCATGTGGCAAGTTAGTTACtgaaatgaatagatagatagatagatatatagataaataaataaagaaagaaagaaagaaagaaataaaaaataaaaataaggcAAAAGTTTGGCATAGGTACGATGGAGGGAGGAATTGGGAGGAATTCACAAACAACTACAACCACAAAATATGGCAAGATGTGAACAACTTTCGTTCTGTCTACCATCATCATAACGATTTTTTATGACCACCAAATAGACAACGTGGCTGATTTTAATATTATCGtatgatttttcatttctgcTGTGCTGTGAAATACTGCCATGAAAGCATTACACGATTTTTGTCTCAAAGGATTGATTCAAATTGGCCAGAATACTGTACTCGTTTCTTTTAGCGCTATTGATGTGTTCCATTGTACATGCCTTCTTTACAGTGCAATATAATTTTTTTGCATCTTAAAGATTGTGAAGAGTACTACATGTCTGTTTACACGCAGTTGACATAGGGCCTATAATCCTTCTCTGCCTGTTGATCTTCGTGGATTGTATTGTCTACATGACAATTAGAAGGAGCGATCATTATATAAAATAAGCCACCAAATGTATTGGACTATACTCACTTGAAGGAGACGTGGTGATTGGCATCGCTGATGTTGTCGATGTTAGAATAGTCTGCCACCTGTTTACGAAAAGAAGAGGAGAACGACATTGGTAGTAAACGAACcaattatgtaatatataaaaaaacaatgcTTTTGGGGGGCCCTATTAATGTTCATAAAAATTCAGACATGAAAAAATATGGATTTACCTATATTGCTATCCTTGAAACGTCATTAAAAACTCTtgaaaaaaactttttttttttcaattcgagAAGGCAATTCCCGAGTCAGTTAGATGACAGTGAAGCAAACGACAAGCCGTTCCCTTTTCCTGTTTTCCGGcgtacacacatgtacatacacacccacacattcATGACGTAAAACACAGGTACACACGAACGCAATCGCACTCTGTCTTTTACAACGCACTCAGCTTGCACTTTGTAATACAACATTACTGTACTCACTAGTGATGTCTGTAATTCGTCTAGATgctgttttcatgtttttatcttgccactcactgcctgtaaaaaataaaaataaaaatcatccatacaaacatacacagtcTTAAAGAAGAAGTAGTAAATGCAATCTCCTCTGCATCTTGTAGGTTTGGAAAGCGGGAAACTGTTAAGTTTGCAAGTATGCTtgaactacccccccccccgaaaaaaacccaaacaaacctGATTTGTCATTACCAATGACCCATCGCCTTTTACGAAAGGCTATGTGAAATTATAGTGGTGATGATTTTGAAGGGTAACCCCAATACAAGAGAGCCgggggtctcgcgctcacctgagtatcacaAGTTTACTTTCCACGCTTATATGCATACTATTTCCTGAGACCATATTATCTTAATTAGGGGTGTGAACAGCTTTGAGGGCCTCTGTAGGTCGTGAAGTCCATGTCTACACTGGCAAAAGTACCTGAAAAGTAGGGCCCTTCATGCTCATCCCCTGAATTGTCTTGAGGGTTTTTGAAACTGTGGTCACCAACTCACTCATAGCATGAACGTAGCGTATAATATCACTTCTACAGACAAGAACATTCACGCCGAGATTCCTTATTTGGGGTGCTTTGTCTTCCCCTATTCAACGGGGCATTGTGCCCTTGGGGACCTCCCAAGTGGGGAAATTGTGTTCAtttgtcaatatatatataatatacatatgaagagtttgtttgcaaaaaccgataagtccatttttgaagattttgaagtacggtctctgtcataaagtacaaaataataccttttaaatgatatattggtcactacatataaaggtacatttttgaagttatggtcaaaagaagcagaaattttcttattattctctttatttttcttgacctttattcgcaaatatctccatttgacaaatatggacttatcggtttttgcaaacaaactcttcatatattcctCACTCTCGAGATAACCCCTGTCAAGTTGGTGAAAATCTTGACAGTCGCTTtcaagaagaagaggaaagtgTAAAAACGGGCAACAACTCTAACAATTTactgccgcccccccccccccccccggatggGGTAAAGAATGGTACCCATTTGAACAAAGTGGAATCCTAACCCcctatgatgaaaatcggtcatgggttttcaagaagatgacaATACGACTCATGACTCAAGACCGACGCCAAAAAACGAATGATCGCAAGAGCTCTCTTGAGCTTCTGCTCAGGTGAACTACTATTAAAGCAAAGAGAagagcttgaacatttttttttttttttgcatatttgacattattataatcatctctGTTTGGTGATCTTCGTGGACTTGACTGTACACATGACAATAGGAAGGGTGTTTTGATGTTCAAATAATTTCTGCACTAAACATATTCGACTATACCCACTGGGAGAGCCTGAATTCGCTGAACTTGTCGATTCTAGAGCGGTCTGTTTGTGGTCTGtttaggaaagaaaaaagacaaggaCTTTGGTAGTATACAAACCAGTGACAGAGAACTACGTGATTGCTTTTTTTATCTTCATACCCAACATGTTCATTTCGAATCAGACATCAAAAAATACAAATGCACCTATACTGTCATCTTTTCGAAAAATGTTGTCGTTTAACAGGAAAAGACTTTGCAAATGATAGTAACACTTATGCCATAATTATAATGCGAAAGCAAACAAGATGCTGGAATCAGACGTGTTCTTTTCTACCATTtccagcacacactcacactcaacACAAAAGCACTCGCGCACGGGTACGATGCACTCAACTTGCACTTAGTAATACATTTGTACTCACCAGAAGTTTTGTCTGTAATTTGCGTAGCTGTTGTTcccatgttttcattttgcctCCCTGTGCCtgtgggaaaaaaaagcaatcataCATTACGTGCACGCTTTTCACAACAGACTGGTTTTTCCTAAGTAAAATGACTCATCGGCTGTGTGATAGACCATGTGAAATTCTAGTTATGGTGATCGAGAACTTACGTATGACTCATGACTCACGACCGACGCCAGAAATGAATGGTCGCAATAGCTTACTTGAGCTATTGCTCAGGTGAACTGCTATAAAAGCAAAGAGGAGAGCTTGaacgttgattttttttttgttgttgccataGTTGACATGTAATCATCTTTGTTTGGTGATCTTCGTGGATTGAACTGTACACATGACAATAGGAAGGAGGTTAAGATGTCAAAATAATTTCTGCACTAAACGTATTCGACTATACTCACTGGGAGAGCCTGAATTCGCTGAACTTGTCGATTCTAGAGCGGTCTGTTTGACATCTGTTTAGGAAAAGAAGACAAGGACATTGGTATAGTATAAAAACCAGTGACAGCAGATGActacgtgatttttttttttatttctta
Above is a window of Diadema setosum chromosome 4, eeDiaSeto1, whole genome shotgun sequence DNA encoding:
- the LOC140227491 gene encoding uncharacterized protein, with the translated sequence MPITTSPSITNLPHETTIMTYSLGIALCVALVLLVVLAVIRCKNQQKARRQSETLNQTNDRSNDEQIHMHPVGNLSQNQSAADNVDSLKVISTKDGAVGHSFRYNQGNRFRDATSHQEDPYHIYQNVAEVEKVRSQTAQVEQISSCTLPILSSVKSPVSTSLTSIHSCSENYGLQETSLNQSMGCSEDDEYQDVDILRKNRMTNGAVLLRPPSGARLFDDSCYNSLDFGIRSEGVCARRLKASPCNTHIYEAEVVDESEFNRTMANEYAELSDSKEHAQIIHGGQEYNHINRYQPASGSTSKKRVCSDRENTTSCDTSKGFLPAEPPEDILYYQLEPEERNKVDTSNELQYSDAFDSEYNKLKPQKDANDISLPIMRENDLNAHHGTDNSVCFTSKPKTCEELYAKVDKTVGASSTPPAPPCEELYAKVDKTRGVSSAAPPPCEEWYAEVDKTKRPGNCDSKPAWQEELYMNVNDT